One segment of Sphingomonas qomolangmaensis DNA contains the following:
- a CDS encoding dicarboxylate/amino acid:cation symporter: MSLPTIAPLADSFTPSARKPWYRHLYAQVLLAIVAGVAVGHFYPATGEALKPLGDAFIKLVKMIIAPVIFLTIVTGIAGMRDLASVGRVAGKAFAYFLFFSTFALVIGMVVGNLVQPGAGLNIDPATLDAGAVADYASKAQQSTLTGFLLDIIPATFTGALTQSNILQVLFVAILFGVALALVGDKGERVLSLLEDVSTVFFKLVSIVMRAAPVGAFGAMAFTIGAYGLGTLANLAALVATFYLTALLFVIVVLGSVARLCGFSIFKLIGYLKAELLLVLGTSSSESALPSLIEKMERAGCPKSIVGLVVPTGYSFNLDGTNIYMTMAALFIAQATNVDLTIGEQLLLLSVAMLSSKGAAGVTGAGFITLAATLSIVPSVPVAGMALILGVDRFMSECRSLTNFIGNAVATVVVSRWENALDKPQFDAAMRGELPPVEELPRGMVAP; encoded by the coding sequence CAAGCCCTGGTACCGCCACCTCTATGCCCAGGTGCTGCTGGCGATCGTCGCCGGCGTCGCGGTCGGGCATTTCTACCCCGCGACGGGCGAAGCGCTCAAGCCGCTCGGCGATGCCTTCATCAAGCTGGTCAAGATGATCATCGCCCCGGTCATCTTCCTGACGATCGTCACCGGCATCGCCGGGATGCGCGATCTCGCCTCGGTCGGGCGGGTCGCGGGCAAGGCGTTCGCCTATTTCCTGTTCTTCTCCACCTTCGCGTTGGTGATCGGGATGGTCGTCGGCAATCTCGTCCAGCCGGGCGCGGGGCTGAACATCGACCCCGCGACGCTCGATGCCGGGGCGGTTGCCGACTATGCCTCGAAGGCGCAGCAATCGACGCTCACGGGCTTCCTGCTCGACATCATTCCCGCCACCTTCACCGGCGCGCTGACGCAGAGCAACATCCTGCAGGTGCTGTTCGTCGCGATCTTGTTCGGCGTCGCGCTGGCGTTGGTGGGCGACAAGGGCGAGCGCGTGCTGAGCCTGCTCGAGGACGTCTCGACGGTCTTCTTCAAGCTCGTCTCGATCGTCATGCGCGCGGCGCCGGTGGGGGCGTTCGGCGCGATGGCGTTCACGATCGGCGCCTATGGGCTGGGAACGCTCGCCAACCTCGCGGCGCTGGTGGCTACCTTCTACCTCACCGCCTTGCTGTTCGTGATCGTCGTGCTGGGCAGCGTCGCGCGGCTGTGCGGCTTTTCGATCTTCAAGCTGATCGGTTATCTCAAGGCCGAATTGCTGCTGGTGCTCGGCACCTCGTCGTCCGAAAGCGCGCTGCCGTCGCTGATCGAGAAGATGGAGCGCGCGGGCTGCCCCAAATCGATCGTCGGGCTGGTGGTGCCGACCGGCTACAGCTTCAACCTCGACGGCACCAACATCTACATGACGATGGCGGCGCTGTTCATTGCGCAGGCGACCAATGTCGACCTGACGATCGGCGAGCAATTGCTGCTGCTGAGCGTCGCGATGCTGTCGTCGAAGGGTGCGGCGGGGGTCACCGGCGCGGGCTTCATCACGCTGGCGGCGACGCTGTCGATCGTGCCGTCGGTGCCGGTCGCGGGGATGGCGCTGATCCTGGGGGTCGATCGCTTCATGTCCGAATGCCGCAGCCTGACGAACTTCATCGGCAACGCCGTGGCGACGGTCGTGGTATCGCGCTGGGAGAATGCGCTCGACAAGCCGCAGTTCGACGCGGCGATGCGCGGCGAGCTGCCCCCCGTCGAGGAGCTGCCGCGCGGCATGGTCGCGCCCTGA
- a CDS encoding ABC transporter permease, producing the protein MSDWGIAWRLARRELSLRFRGLRLLLACLFLGVGALAAIGSLTQAIGGELAARGQTILGGDVEFEISQRAADDAERAAMARLGTVSQSVRMQATAVGGDPGSPRIVPIDLKGVDREYPLYGRLTLRDGRSVGAPDAETVWIAPALADRLRVGQGDRFRIGSASFTVGGIIAQEPDRLGEGFTLGPVAMVSLDGIARTALVQPGSLYATRYRIQMPASRDPKTVEEAWNKAFPVAGWETKTREGASPSAARFIDRMGQFLLLVGLSALVIAGIGVGNGVTSYLAARRGSIAALKVLGATSGVIARVYLLQIGVVAVAGIAAGLLAGVVAVPLIVWAAGDVLPVAPEFQVQLVPLVLAAAYGLLIALAFTARPLIAAGRVPAAGLLRGVIGERRVPWRHSLPWVGGAGAAILVLALATAEQPLLSAGFLAAVAAVLLLLAGVGMLVRRTAARLPRSRRPLLRLGIAALHRPGSRTGALVVALGLGLTLFVLLAAIRTSIDSNIASSVPQRAPALFALDVPPPREADFRATIAAIEPRAVVATVPAMRGTVTGYRDVRVADLEELPEGAWALRGERGLTYAATLPEGSELVAGRWWPRDYAGPPLVSVDERLAEAIDLKIGDPISVSLLGVERTARVASFRKINWDTLGFNYVLVFSPNAIADAPHNLAATIELPKGRERAVLNALVPRFPSISVIEVGGVLAQVRDIVGAMATAIAAAASVAILAGLAVLVGAIAATREARTYDSVILKTLGATRGQVLWVQAIEYLLLSAILAALALALGLGGAWYVVTQLFSFEWLPDYGAVGATLAAGVVVTTVIGVLGALPVLNARPARALREL; encoded by the coding sequence GTGAGCGATTGGGGAATCGCCTGGCGGCTGGCGCGGCGCGAATTGAGCCTGCGCTTTCGCGGGCTGCGGCTGTTGCTCGCCTGCCTGTTTTTGGGCGTCGGCGCGCTGGCGGCGATCGGCAGCCTGACCCAGGCGATCGGCGGCGAGCTCGCCGCACGCGGCCAGACGATCCTGGGCGGCGACGTCGAGTTCGAGATTTCGCAGCGCGCCGCCGACGATGCCGAACGCGCGGCGATGGCGCGGCTGGGCACCGTCTCGCAGAGCGTGCGGATGCAGGCGACCGCGGTCGGCGGCGATCCGGGCAGCCCGCGCATCGTGCCGATCGACCTGAAGGGTGTCGATCGCGAATATCCGCTCTATGGGCGGCTGACGCTGCGCGATGGCCGCAGCGTCGGCGCGCCCGATGCCGAGACGGTGTGGATCGCGCCGGCGCTCGCCGACCGGCTGCGCGTGGGGCAGGGCGATCGCTTCCGTATCGGATCGGCGAGCTTCACCGTCGGCGGGATCATCGCCCAGGAACCCGACCGATTGGGCGAGGGCTTCACCCTGGGGCCGGTCGCGATGGTATCGCTCGACGGCATCGCGCGCACCGCGCTCGTCCAGCCAGGCAGCCTGTACGCGACGCGCTACCGTATCCAGATGCCAGCCTCGCGCGATCCCAAGACCGTCGAGGAAGCGTGGAACAAGGCGTTTCCCGTTGCCGGCTGGGAAACCAAGACGCGCGAAGGCGCGTCGCCCAGCGCCGCGCGCTTCATCGACCGGATGGGGCAGTTCCTGCTGCTGGTCGGGCTGTCGGCGCTGGTGATCGCGGGGATTGGCGTGGGCAACGGCGTGACCTCGTATCTCGCGGCGCGGCGCGGCAGCATCGCGGCGCTGAAAGTACTCGGCGCGACGTCGGGGGTAATCGCACGGGTATATCTGTTGCAGATCGGTGTGGTCGCCGTGGCAGGGATCGCCGCCGGGCTGCTGGCGGGCGTGGTCGCGGTGCCGCTGATCGTATGGGCGGCGGGCGACGTCCTGCCGGTCGCGCCGGAATTCCAGGTGCAGTTGGTGCCATTGGTGCTGGCGGCTGCCTATGGCCTGCTGATTGCGCTGGCCTTCACCGCGCGCCCGTTGATCGCCGCGGGACGCGTGCCGGCCGCCGGGTTGCTTCGCGGCGTGATCGGGGAGCGTCGGGTGCCCTGGCGGCATTCGTTGCCCTGGGTGGGCGGCGCGGGGGCGGCGATCCTCGTGCTGGCGTTGGCGACCGCCGAACAGCCGTTGCTCAGCGCGGGCTTCCTTGCCGCCGTCGCTGCGGTCCTGCTGCTGCTGGCGGGCGTCGGCATGCTGGTGCGGCGCACCGCCGCGCGGCTACCTCGGTCGCGCCGGCCGCTGCTGCGGCTTGGCATCGCCGCGCTGCACCGTCCCGGATCGCGCACTGGCGCGCTGGTCGTCGCGCTGGGCCTCGGCCTGACGCTCTTCGTTCTGCTGGCGGCGATCCGCACCAGCATCGATAGCAATATCGCGAGTTCGGTGCCGCAGCGCGCCCCTGCGCTGTTCGCGCTCGACGTCCCGCCGCCGCGCGAAGCCGATTTCCGCGCGACGATCGCCGCGATCGAGCCGCGCGCGGTGGTGGCGACCGTCCCCGCGATGCGCGGCACCGTCACCGGCTATCGCGACGTCCGCGTCGCCGATCTCGAGGAACTACCCGAAGGCGCCTGGGCGCTTCGCGGCGAACGCGGGCTGACCTATGCGGCGACCTTGCCCGAAGGCAGCGAACTCGTCGCCGGGCGCTGGTGGCCGCGGGATTATGCCGGGCCGCCCTTGGTGTCGGTCGACGAGCGGCTCGCCGAAGCGATCGACCTCAAGATCGGCGATCCGATCAGCGTCAGCCTGCTCGGGGTCGAACGCACCGCGCGGGTGGCGTCGTTCCGCAAGATCAATTGGGACACGCTGGGCTTCAACTATGTCCTGGTGTTCAGTCCCAACGCCATCGCCGATGCGCCGCATAACCTGGCGGCGACGATCGAGCTGCCCAAGGGGCGCGAGCGCGCGGTGCTCAACGCCCTGGTGCCGCGCTTCCCCTCTATCTCGGTGATCGAGGTCGGCGGGGTGCTGGCGCAGGTGCGCGACATCGTCGGCGCGATGGCGACCGCGATCGCGGCGGCGGCGTCGGTCGCGATCCTGGCGGGGCTCGCGGTGCTGGTCGGCGCGATCGCCGCGACGCGCGAAGCACGGACCTATGACAGCGTGATCCTCAAGACGCTCGGCGCGACGCGCGGGCAGGTGCTGTGGGTGCAGGCGATCGAATATCTGCTGCTCAGCGCGATCCTTGCCGCGCTCGCGCTCGCGCTCGGCTTGGGCGGCGCATGGTATGTCGTGACGCAGTTGTTCAGCTTCGAATGGCTGCCCGATTATGGCGCCGTCGGCGCGACGCTCGCGGCGGGCGTAGTGGTGACCACCGTCATCGGCGTTCTGGGCGCATTGCCGGTGCTCAACGCCCGCCCGGCGCGGGCGCTGCGAGAGCTGTAG